GTAATCGTAACGCCGAAGAAAAGCTAGGTGATCGATTTTCCAGTTTCCGTCGCATCACGCGcgaagaattaaaggccttcatAGGAATTAATATAATCATGGGTATAAATCGTTTGCCCAATTATGCGTTGTTTTGGTCCACCGATGATTTCTTTGGAAACCACGGAATCAAAAGGACCATGCCTAAGAACAGGTATGAAGAATTAGTTTCTTACCTCCACTTCAATGATTCTAGTCAGGAGCCAGCTCGAGGAGATGCGAACTACGATCGTTTGTACAAAGTGAGACCGATTTTTGATTATATCCTAAACAAGTGTAAGACTAACTTTAAGCCCACTAAGAACATTTCTGTTGATGAAGGGATGATCGCTTTTCGAGGTAGGTTATCTTTCCGACAGTATATGCCCGCCAAGCCTACTAAATACGGAATCAAAGTTTGGATGGCAGCGGATAGTAGTAATGGTTATGTCTTGAATTTCGATGTGTATTTAGGGAAAGAAGGTACTCAGCGCAGGATCTATGGCCTAGGTTATGATGTTGTAACGAAATTAATTAGACCGTTCATGAACAAGAATCATCATGTATATTTTGATAATTTCTTTAGTTCCACCACTTTGTTAGAGCATTTAGAGGCAAATAAGACCTATGCTTGTGCAACTGTACGATGTAATCGTAAAGACTTGCCGCGGTGCGccaaggaaaaattgcgccCAGGACAAAAAGTGGTTAGCCAAAAAGGAAATGTAATGTTCACAAAGTGGCATGATAAGCGGGATGTTAGTGTTCTTTCCACCAATTGTAACCCTTTAGCGGCAGACATTGTTGTAAATAGGAATAATGATCAGCAGGTTACGAAGCCTGCTGTTGTAGACATGTACAACAAGAATATGGGCGGCGTGGATTTAGCGGATCAGCTAAGGCAATATTATTCTGTCGGGCGTTCCTCTAGAAGATGGTATAGgtatattttttggtttttagtcGATCTCTCTATCTGTAATTCTTTTATCTTGTTCAACAATTATCGACTGGGGCATGGGCAGGGCAAAGTAAAGCAGTTGAATTTTAGAATTAATTTAGCGAAACAGCTTATCGGCGGCTTTTCGTGCACTGCCTCATTAGGTCACGCCACAAAGCGCCGCAAAATCGAGAATTTATCTTTTTCAGCAGCTAATGTTAATAGGCATTTCTCTGTCCATATTGAAGGTaggaagaaagtttgtgttCAGTGTAAAAGGGTTGGTAGAAAGACACCGAAAGGGAGATCAGTGGAAACTAGTTTTCAATGTTTACAGTGTAACGTGCCTCTTTGTAAGACATGTTTTAATGCTTTCCATATGTATGATGATTGATGCTTTCTTCTTCACTCTGGTCCCCATCATCGAACCAAACATCAGGTCTCATATAAAGCAAGTGGTATTCAGACTCTATGTTCTAAATGTATTTGATCTAATGTGTTTGTATTTTGGCCTAATttgtttggctttcttttggcatTTTCTCATTTGCGTGACCTTTCTGTCGCGTATGTTTGGCCCCGGTTTGGTCTTCATTTTCTACTGTAATCCTTGCTtacattttgacatattttcctTGGATTTGGCATTTGGATTTGATCTTCTTTGGCATCAATTGGCTGCcatctattttaatttgaatttgaattaaaaCTGTTTGGAAACCCGATGACAGTGTGCGTCTGATTTTCTTGCGTTACGAAATGACATTTGCATGATGCGTATTTTACACGCTTCTTCATACCCTCAAAATATCGTTCACTTTTACCCACCTTGTGTCCATCTGTTGTAAAAGAAACTTCTATCAAGATTAGTTAACGTCTTCTACGGGATAAAAGTGAATAGATTTACCCGATTTCGGGAATTTAAGTGAGACTAATCTGTCGTGTTTGTTGACAGCGCTGAATATTTGATTCCGCAGTTTCTCGCGCTgcgtaaaaataattatattttctctgttttcagaCCCCCTTAAAGCCctaatttgaatttatttgcCTTTATTTTTACCGATCTTAGCTTTTTCTTTAGTTTACTTGAAGACTAGCTAAAATTTGTAACCTGATATCATCTGTAATTCTACTGCGCATATGGTTTATTTTTAGCGGTCATGTAATTTGATACCCTGTCAAAAAATGCCAGGGCTTTTCCATAGCAACGCGCGTAATTAATGCAACATAGATTGGGTTAAGAAGAGAAGGATTAACGACGACACGCCTGCAAAAGGACCCTCCCTCAGATTATTTCAGATGGACAAACCTTCAAAAACTCGACCACGGACAATACTTCCTGCACCTTCAGCAGAAGGGGACATGAAAAAACGAAAGCTTCCAAAGAGAACTGAATCCTCAGCAGAGACCTTAACGCCAccaaaacaagaagaaattcTCTCGCAGTCTGGTTTGCTGAACCCATTGGTATTGTAAATACCTGTAGACCGTTACATATTAAGCTAGATTAGTTTGTGGCTACTAGGCCCTTCAAGCCTTGTCTCAAAATGTGAATTTTCCCTTAAAAATCTTACGTGTTCCTTTCAAATCCATAAGCCTCAGAGTCAAAAATGCTTAACAACGGTAGTCATCGTCCTGCAATCACTGTTTCTCTTGCAGTGCACATGCACAGT
This genomic window from Acropora muricata isolate sample 2 chromosome 2, ASM3666990v1, whole genome shotgun sequence contains:
- the LOC136894257 gene encoding piggyBac transposable element-derived protein 4-like; this translates as MAACAGIDPEVASLFGETSDEESFDGFGEGELDSESDIDFDGLEPEEDEPSYNTEDEDEEAQWTAQLTRVRVPRFNAETGITFDVDNPNELDVFLNFIDNHLWDLMVEESNRNAEEKLGDRFSSFRRITREELKAFIGINIIMGINRLPNYALFWSTDDFFGNHGIKRTMPKNRYEELVSYLHFNDSSQEPARGDANYDRLYKVRPIFDYILNKCKTNFKPTKNISVDEGMIAFRGRLSFRQYMPAKPTKYGIKVWMAADSSNGYVLNFDVYLGKEGTQRRIYGLGYDVVTKLIRPFMNKNHHVYFDNFFSSTTLLEHLEANKTYACATVRCNRKDLPRCAKEKLRPGQKVVSQKGNVMFTKWHDKRDVSVLSTNCNPLAADIVVNRNNDQQVTKPAVVDMYNKNMGGVDLADQLRQYYSVGRSSRRWCNIT